The following are from one region of the Primulina eburnea isolate SZY01 chromosome 17, ASM2296580v1, whole genome shotgun sequence genome:
- the LOC140818679 gene encoding transcription factor bHLH84-like, translated as MELLGAVYEGEWGSFNGTCSDEGDFMSSLPRNSSDTYDIWGTSSNFSISSTFWPDQGSIMAVSAWADDRQIEASQGNDILRPFSSHETCYPMATDYGLKEIKNDGSWCHSLTYNNVMKGDHGFLYQETSRDSVGLNENLLEAPMSLPSEQDRFSCNPRESSKKRLRMPTEVHKNKRNIKTKILDDNNNNDCNNTELMRHSTSSRSTEADSAYGSHELNGGLPSSSDSKGSGKARASRGSATDPQSLYARRRREKINERLRILQGLVPNGTKVDISTMLEEAVEYVKFLQLQIKLLSSDELWMYAPIAYNGMDIGALDLRIKAAPKSQKS; from the exons atggAACTTCTTGGTGCAGTGTATGAAGGGGAATGGGGTTCATTCAATGGAACGTGCTCAGATGAAGGGGATTTCATGTCGAGTTTACCTCGAAACTCCTCGGATACATACGACATATGGGGTACTAGTTCTAACTTCTCAATTTCATCTACTTTTTGGCCCGATCAGGGGTCGATTATGGCTGTTTCTGCATGGGCCGATGATCGTCAAATAGAAGCATCACAGGGGAATGATATTCTTCGTCCCTTCTCAagtcatgaaacatgctatccaATGGCAACGGATTACGGTTTAAAGGAGATTAAAAACGACGGTTCCTGGTGTCATTCATTGACGTATAATAATGTCATGAAAGGGGATCATGGGTTCCTATACCAGGAAACAAGTAGAGACAGTGTAGGATTAAACGAAAACCTGCTCGAAGCGCCAATGTCTTTGCCATCAGAACAAGATAGATTCAGCTGCAACCCTAGGGAATCATCCAAGAAAAGACTTAGAATGCCTACAGAA GTTCACAAGAACAAGAGAAACATTAAGACGAAGATTCTTGACGATAACAACAATAACGACTGCAATAATACCGAACTTATGAGGCATAGCACAAGTAGCCGCAGCACGGAAGCTGATTCAGCCTATGGTTCACACGAACTAAACGGAGGGTTGCCTTCCAGTTCAGACTCGAAAGGCAGTGGAAAGGCTCGGGCCAGCCGGGGTTCAGCAACTGACCCTCAGAGTCTTTATGCTAGA AGAAGAAGAGAGAAAATCAACGAGAGATTGAGAATCTTGCAGGGTCTGGTTCCCAACGGAACTAAG GTTGATATCAGTACTATGCTTGAAGAGGCTGTGGAGTATGTAAAGTTCTTGCAACTTCAGATCAAG CTTCTGAGTTCTGATGAGCTATGGATGTATGCTCCTATTGCTTATAATGGAATGGACATAGGGGCGCTTGATTTAAGGATCAAAGCAGCTCCAAAATCACAAAAATCCTAA